The sequence tATTATATCCCTTTGGATGGTTTACTTTGTAAATGTAATGTTAGGAGCAGCTTGAATTTGATGCAGGTGTGTGGCAAATCCACTTTTTGGATTTAAGCTTGACGGCATATGAGAGTGGGAACTCATTTTTGGAAAAGGTAGCTAGTTATGaccttacaattaaatttgtaggTTAAACTGATTGCTTCACTATAGTTGGGCTAAGGAATACTAACAGTAAATGATATCCAATAATAGCATTTCTCTTACTCAACCTATAACAATTTCACAATCATGGGTAGTTCATCAGCAGACACTGCTTACGGTTTATATCAATGCATAGGTGATTTATCCATGCCGGATTGTACTAACTGTGTAGCTCGTGCAGTGAGTCAAATTGGTACTCTTTTTTCTAACGCATATGGTGGCGTTTTAGAGCAACAAGGCTGTTTTGTTAAATATGATAATACTAAGTTCTTAGGTGTTGAAGATAAGACGGTTGTGTTGAAAAAATGTGGACCAGCGAGGCAGCGATTGGTTATGATACTGATGCGTTAGGCCGTAGAGATGCGATGTTGGCCGGGTTAGGTTCTGGTGGTGGACCATatagagttttagggttttgaaattttgggggttttggtatcattgtaatttaattttatgattaattAATCTGGGTGATTTGAATTAGGGCTAGCACCATGATTTggattgattttatatttttactGTTGATTTCCATTTTTTCAAATAGTTATTGCTCTTTATTCATGTATAAGGAAATTCATTAATCTTGTTTTTTTTGTCCCGTAGGCATGCCTCCACTCAAAAGAAAGCAATCATCAGGATGTCAAAATAGAAAAATATctaagaagaaagaagagttcAAAAAATCTCTTGTTGGGTCTCTTGAAAAATATGTGGTAAGAACAAGTGAAACcattgtggtagataatgtgaaTGTTGCAATTACTGATACGGGGGGGAACGTTAATCGTACAGTTGAGAGCAATACTTGTGAAAATGTTGATCAAAATTTAAATGAGATAAACAGAGATGGTAATGATGCACATGTTGCCGGAAATGTTGATACTGTGGCAGGTGGGGGAGATGTAAATGAATTAAATGAGAATAATAACAGTGTGAATGTTAATGAAGAGGTAAATGACATGGATGGTTGTACTGCGACTGAGTTTAACATGGAAGAACCGAATCAAGATATTTTTGATCCAAAGAATTGGGGTAAAATCGatcaaaaattgattgattttttagTTGAGAACGGTCCAAGAAGGGTTGAAGATTATGACTTTCCTTATGATAAATTTGGTAAACGTTTTTCTAGAAAGCATTATACCCGTAAGATGGCAAACAGGGAGAAGCAAGATAGGAGATGGCTTGTATATTCAGTTTCTTTAGACAAAGTATTTTGTTTCTGTTGCAAGTTGTTCAAAAAAGATGATTCAACACAATTAGCTGACATTGGATTTGATGATTGGAATAATCTTAGTGGAAGACTTCAGAAACATGAAATGTCTATTGAACATAAAGAATGTATGAGAATGTGGATTCATCTGGAATTAAGATTGAAAAAGAATGAAACCATTGACAAACTGGTGCAAGGACAAATTAACAAAGAGAAACAGCGTTTTATAGAAATAATGGACAGCGTAATGGATGGTGTGATGTATCTTGCAAAAAATGGTTTAGCATTTCGTGGAGACAGCGATAAGATTTTCACAAGAAACAATGGTAACTTTTTGAGTTTTATGGAGGTTATTGCGAAACATGATCCAATGTTAAATATTCATCTACAACGTATTGTTAAGAAGGAAACTCGTTATAATTATCTTAGTCATAAGATTCAAAATGAGTTGATATCCATGGTCGCTGATAATATTAAGAGTTCGATTGTCAAGAAGATTCACACAGCTAAGTATTATTCTATTATTCTTGATTGTACTCCAGACATAACTCATCAGGATCAAATGTCTATTGTGGTAAGATGTGTAGATGTTTCCCAGATTCCAGCAAAAGTTGAAGAATTTTTTCTTGGATTTTTGAAAGTGGATGATTCAACAGGTGAGGGTCTTTTCTCGGAACTTGAAGATGCATTGAAAAAACTCAATCTAAACATTGATGATATAAGAGGGCAAGGCTACGACAACGGTTCAAACatgaaaggaaaagagaaaggtGTGCAAAACAGGTTGCTTGAGATAAATCCCAGGGCGTTTTACACTCCATGTGGTTGTCATAGTCTTAATCGCATGCTTTACGATATGGCTAAATCTTGTGAAAAGGCAGATTCTTTTTTTGGGACCGTACAATGTATTTATAAATTATTTGCTGCTTCTACAAAGCGGTGGCAGGTTTTTAAGAAGAAGGTAGGATCTAAAGGTCTCACTCTCAAACCAATATCTGACACTAGGTGGGAATGTCGTGTGGAAAGTGTTAAAGCAATAAAATTCCAAGCACCGAAAATACGAAAAGCTTTGATTCACTTGATAAAGACATCCAAAAATAATGAAGAAAAGTGTATTGCTCAGGGTATACTTAAGAATCACATgaagaattttgaattttttcttgGCATGGTTATTTGGTATGACCTTTTATCGGTCGTCAACTCCGTTAGCAAATCACTACAAGCAAAAGATATGCATATGGGAGATGCTATTGAACATATAAAAATGCTTGTTTCATTTTTCAAAGAGTACAGAGACAATGGCTTCCAAGCTGCACTAGTTGAAGCTAAACAAATTGCTGTTGACATGGGTATTAGTCCTAAATTTCAGGAACAACGTGTTAGAAAGCGGAAGAAGCATTTCGATGATGATGCTAGCGAGGAGACAGTTCCTGACTCAGGTGAGGAATCTTttagaaaaaattattttctatacATAGTTGATTGTGCTTTGCGTTCATTTCAAAGTAGATTTCAGCAATTTAAGGAGTACGAGAACATATATGGTTTCTTATTCGACTTGGAGAAATTACAATCCATGAGTGATGATAGTTTATTGGCATCATGTACTAAACTTGAAGATTATCTAAGTTATGGTACACTTTCAGATATTGATGGGAGAGATCTGTACACTGAATTAAAGATTATGAAAAGGACACTGCCGGCCGAGATAAAGAAACTAATTGAGGTATTACATTATTTGCAACACTTGGAAGCATGTTATCCCAATGCTTGGGTTGCTTATAGAATTTTGCTTACCGTCCCTGTTACCGTGGCAAGCGCAGAAAGAAGTTTCTCCAAACTGAAATTAATCAAGTCTTATCTTCGGTCCTCAATGTTGCAAGAAAGATTGAATGGATTGGCTATGATAGCTATTGAAATAACCATAGCTGAAAAAATAGACTACAAATCCATCATTAGAGAGTTTGCGTCTAAGAATACGCGAAGGGTGAAAGTATTTCGACGAACTTTGTAAAATTTATGTTTAGATGTCAATATAATTATATAATTATCTTTTATTATTACAGTTGTGTGGAAATTTTTTTTTGGGAGGGggcataatttatttttttgcttcGGGGCAAAAAACATTCAGGAACGGTCCTGGTCGCCTTTGTGTTGCACTACTGCAAACGCATGGCGCACCCCTACTACTAAATATTCTGCTCTTACTGTAACCATCCTGCCAAGTTGACGAATGAGGAGGTGCATCTCCTCTCGTTCTTGCTCATATTTTTTGTTTACAATCTCGTGGTGCATGCTCACATTTTCAGAATGACCACACAAATTTCGCTTTTAAACATCTTATGACTGGCTCGTGGATTAAGGTCCACCCAATGCGCCCCTTGGCACTTAGGCCAATCAGCTTGTTGCACCTTAAGTGGAATAACAAGGCCAAAAACAAAGACGGACTTCGATATTCTTTTTGTTTTGCCTGATACTAAATAAATTGGTTTATATAGATTTTTTTGTAATTAGCAAGGTATTTTCTGTGGGGCAGTTGCTTCTAGGAAGGGCAGTTGCTCTACTACTATCCCCCAACCCCTATCAATATCCTGCCTCAAGAAACATCTAGCTACTTAAATAATCCAATGGGACTCATACTTTGTAGCCAAACACAAAACTTCCACTACTAGTCATGTTGGGTGTAATGAACACTATAAGACATTTTTTTTCTCCGGCTTCGTTGAACTTGAGCTTGTTTTGGTTTCATCATGACTTTCACAAAATTCCATTACTTTTAAACGAGTGCACAGTTCATAAGGATTGGAGAGTTAGCAGCGAGATTGTTATTGAGAGAAGAGCCATGGAATGCGGCAATTTAGATGAGTCTGAGTTTTGTATACAGAAGCCAGCTGAGCCAAGAGATGGGATGATGTTGTTATGGTAAAGAGAGAAATGAAGAAAATTGATTCTAGGATAAGTGTAGGTTGTAGTTTGATTGACGACGTCAATGTTTCTGTTCCTTGCCAATTTTTTGCTGTGGATAAATCATATCCAACTCCCGCCCGGCCGGATAATTTCTCAATCTTCTAGTCTATTGGTTTCTTCAAAATACAAAAACCTTGTAATGGCGACGGAAGGTATTCTTGTTAACCGTGTCGTGGAAGTATTAACTTAACAGCATCAAAGATGACCTGAAAAGGCTTCAACAAACCCTATAGATGATTCTAACTAAAATAGCTGCTGATGCGAGGAGAAGcaaagatagataataaagaggagaagaaaaatgAGTTAGGACTTTGTCTAAAAGGGCTCAAGGACGTACATAAGATACCTTAAtgtggaacgattttttgggaccatggttttattttggataaaggcattagaagtaattctaggtcacccaatatctaattatttatttaatatctaatctatcctcttaattaattttaggttatgattagtgaatgatttagttaaaaacaattagtgaaattaaattaaaacaTGAGTTTATTATtggttgagtagaattattgagagagtacagttagagaagatgaaggagaaaacatgaaaaataattatttttttccaattcactaagtttgagtattcaaatgctgaaaactcatctgattcttcatctccatcctctcctagaatatttgttaatcttcaaaatgatccggatttgaactgggttttgaacagttcggttactttatatgaagaacaagtaaccgaaatcatctgaagctgtaattcggttactttatatgaagaacaagtaaccgaactcatctgtagttgtagttcggttgccccgtgcgacgaacaagtaaccgaactcatctgaaagtgtagctCGATTACTtattccaaacacgcaggttaccgaactctctaataatagaatttctaggagttacagtgttatgttcggttggttctcaactaaccgaactttggtgtacaaagctcggttggttcgcaaactgcagcacttttgatctaaccgaactttacgtaatataagagtatataagtttacaaagttcggttctttcgcaaacttgaacctaacagctaaccaaccgaactctgagttcggtttctgcgataaaattgtgaagttaccgaacttaacaaacaaaaaaaatgtgaagttccagcgtctattggctaagttcggttattttgtagttttaaaattttttgcgaaacaaccgaacagagaatTCGATGACTTAGTTTTAagtccaatagaaccgaacttttcttcgtgttcttcattttcaagaagttcggttagtaaact comes from Papaver somniferum cultivar HN1 chromosome 7, ASM357369v1, whole genome shotgun sequence and encodes:
- the LOC113296544 gene encoding zinc finger MYM-type protein 1-like: MPPLKRKQSSGCQNRKISKKKEEFKKSLVGSLEKYVVRTSETIVVDNVNVAITDTGGNVNRTVESNTCENVDQNLNEINRDGNDAHVAGNVDTVAGGGDVNELNENNNSVNVNEEVNDMDGCTATEFNMEEPNQDIFDPKNWGKIDQKLIDFLVENGPRRVEDYDFPYDKFGKRFSRKHYTRKMANREKQDRRWLVYSVSLDKVFCFCCKLFKKDDSTQLADIGFDDWNNLSGRLQKHEMSIEHKECMRMWIHLELRLKKNETIDKLVQGQINKEKQRFIEIMDSVMDGVMYLAKNGLAFRGDSDKIFTRNNGNFLSFMEVIAKHDPMLNIHLQRIVKKETRYNYLSHKIQNELISMVADNIKSSIVKKIHTAKYYSIILDCTPDITHQDQMSIVVRCVDVSQIPAKVEEFFLGFLKVDDSTGEGLFSELEDALKKLNLNIDDIRGQGYDNGSNMKGKEKGVQNRLLEINPRAFYTPCGCHSLNRMLYDMAKSCEKADSFFGTVQCIYKLFAASTKRWQVFKKKVGSKGLTLKPISDTRWECRVESVKAIKFQAPKIRKALIHLIKTSKNNEEKCIAQGILKNHMKNFEFFLGMVIWYDLLSVVNSVSKSLQAKDMHMGDAIEHIKMLVSFFKEYRDNGFQAALVEAKQIAVDMGISPKFQEQRVRKRKKHFDDDASEETVPDSDIDGRDLYTELKIMKRTLPAEIKKLIEVLHYLQHLEACYPNAWVAYRILLTVPVTVASAERSFSKLKLIKSYLRSSMLQERLNGLAMIAIEITIAEKIDYKSIIREFASKNTRRVKVFRRTL